One window of the Tetragenococcus koreensis genome contains the following:
- the gnd gene encoding phosphogluconate dehydrogenase (NAD(+)-dependent, decarboxylating), which yields MDIRIIGLGKMGLNLAYNLLEHGYNVSGYDQNSTVKNEFEQNGGTFYSSFETLMSDKKQPSVVWLMLPAGEITNNQVASCINAMDEEDILIDGGNSKFTDSQKNGEKAKEKGIYFFDVGTSGGTSGAREGACMMIGGNAEKFEDIRPLFEAICVKDGYLYCGPVGSGHYLKMIHNGIEYGMMQAIGEGFNLIHHGEYDYDLPAVAKVFNNGSVIRSWLMGLTEDLLQDDPNLNEIEGVIPSSGEGKWTAEEMLRQELSAPVITQALLTRYASVDKEKYGEKIVASLRNQFGGHEVSKK from the coding sequence TTGGATATTCGTATTATTGGTTTAGGAAAAATGGGGTTAAACTTAGCTTATAATTTATTAGAACATGGCTATAATGTTTCTGGTTACGATCAGAATAGTACGGTAAAAAATGAATTTGAACAAAATGGTGGAACTTTTTATTCAAGTTTTGAAACATTAATGAGCGATAAAAAGCAACCATCTGTTGTTTGGCTAATGCTTCCAGCAGGAGAAATCACCAATAATCAAGTTGCTTCGTGCATTAACGCAATGGATGAAGAGGATATTTTAATTGATGGTGGAAATTCTAAATTTACAGATAGCCAAAAAAATGGTGAAAAAGCCAAAGAGAAGGGGATATACTTTTTCGATGTAGGTACTTCTGGTGGCACGTCCGGTGCACGTGAAGGTGCTTGTATGATGATCGGCGGAAATGCAGAAAAATTTGAAGATATTCGTCCGTTATTTGAAGCTATTTGTGTGAAAGATGGTTATCTTTATTGTGGTCCCGTCGGTAGCGGACATTATTTGAAAATGATTCATAATGGAATTGAATATGGTATGATGCAAGCGATTGGTGAAGGATTTAATCTTATTCATCATGGGGAATATGATTATGATTTGCCAGCAGTTGCGAAAGTATTTAATAACGGTTCTGTGATTCGCAGCTGGTTAATGGGACTAACAGAGGATTTGTTGCAAGATGATCCAAATCTTAACGAAATTGAAGGTGTCATCCCATCTTCGGGCGAAGGGAAATGGACGGCCGAAGAAATGCTACGGCAAGAGCTGTCGGCTCCAGTAATTACACAGGCCTTGTTAACTAGATATGCTAGTGTTGATAAAGAAAAGTATGGCGAAAAAATTGTCGCTTCTTTACGTAATCAATTTGGTGGACATGAAGTTTCGAAGAAATAA